Proteins encoded by one window of Nicotiana tabacum cultivar K326 chromosome 10, ASM71507v2, whole genome shotgun sequence:
- the LOC107831725 gene encoding RNA polymerase II C-terminal domain phosphatase-like 2 isoform X3, whose translation MSFLGFKSAVFHGETCLGELETVQVKDQNFQFPNNEIRIHHISQNSERCHPLSVLQTISSPVRCKLEPNSNSASNGSDQSPLINLHASCFYELKTAVVLLGEEEIHLVAMPSKQKKFPCFWCYLVPFGLYSACLGMLNMRCLSIVFDLDETLIVANTMKSFEDRIEALRGWVARETDPIRLSGMSAEMKRYIEDRALLKQYLESDSVVDGGKVYKAQQEEVLQLSEGQERVVRPVIRLLEKNVVLTRINPENRDTSVLVRLRPAWDELRTYLTARGRRRFEVYVCTMAERDYALEIWRLLDPGSHLINAKQLMDRVVCVKSGAKKSLLTVFQTGNCHPKLAMVIDDRLKVWEDKDQPRVHVVPAFTPYYAPQAEMANAVPVLCVARNVACDVRGRFFKEFDESLLRKISEIFYEDEVVNLPSAPDVSNYLMSEEGKVNMNSAPPFIGNNLDLKPGSSQLPVGIAANVPAQSMRPIQPSEKPSLLGAPFRRDNSFSEVDADGKRRYPMLNPSQDSRYRGSAEPPLLSRVPQKPPILPIPSQGGWLVEDDLNKGHLGSRSPGIFQESDASRSDKQRGHLNLLSQGATSMVLPTYASTGKNEEANFKHEMHKQNSLIQQTEGRLLQHQSTFNNRESQPEAGRMNFLPSLTTGVLQEIGRRCNSKVEFRPVVSTSEELQFSVEVFFTGERVGVGMGKTRKDAQQQAAENALRNLADRYVSYITSHPRVVDKDLNKLSVENENGFLWETVNHADEWSVEDRVPQVNVPEVGVNGNAAHD comes from the exons ATGAGTTTTTTAGGGTTCAAATCGGCTGTGTTTCATGGAGAAACGTGTTTAGGAGAGCTGGAAACTGTTCAGGTTAAGGATCAGAATTTTCAGTTCCCAAACAACGAGATACGGATCCATCACATATCTCAAAACAGCGAACGGTGTCATCCTCTCTCTGTTCTACAAACAATTTCATCACCTGTTCGTTGTAAGCTTGAACCCAACTCGAATTCGGCGTCGAACGGTTCTGATCAGTCTCCGTTGATTAATCTTCACGCCTCCTGCTTTTATGAACTCAAG ACTGCAGTAGTCTTGCTGGGGGAAGAAGAAATACATTTGGTGGCAATGCCGAGTAAGCAGAAGAAGTTCCCCTGTTTTTGGTGCTATTTAGTGCCCTTTGGTCTGTATAGTGCTTGCTTAGGAATGCTGAATATGAGGTGTTTATCAATTGTTTTTGATCTCGATGAGACTTTAATTGTTGCTAATACGATGAAGTCGTTTGAGGATAGAATTGAGGCTTTGCGGGGTTGGGTTGCACGAGAAACAGATCCAATTCGGTTGTCTGGGATGTCCGCTGAGATGAAGAGATATATAGAGGATCGTGCATTGTTGAAGCAGTACTTGGAGAGTGATTCTGTTGTTGACGGCGGGAAAGTATATAAAGCTCAGCAAGAGGAGGTGCTACAATTATCTGAAGGGCAAGAGCGAGTAGTTCGTCCAGTCATAAGGTTGCTGGAAAAGAATGTGGTTCTTACACGGATTAATCCAGAG AATCGGGATACCAGTGTGCTAGTTAGATTGCGTCCTGCTTGGGATGAGTTGAGAACTTATTTGACAGCCAGAGGTCGGAGAAGGTTCGAAGTGTATGTTTGCACCATGGCGGAGAGAGATTATGCATTGGAGATCTGGAGGCTACTTGACCCTGGGTCACACCTCATTAATGCCAAACAACTGATGGACCGTGTTGTATGTGTCAAATCAG GGGCCAAGAAGTCTTTACTTACTGTCTTCCAAACTGGCAATTGTCATCCAAAATTGGCGATGGTTATTGATGACCGATTAAAAGTGTGGGAAGATAAAGATCAACCTCGCGTTCATGTTGTTCCTGCTTTCACTCCATATTATGCTCCACAAGCAGAG ATGGCCAATGCAGTTCCAGTCCTATGTGTGGCGAGAAATGTTGCTTGCGATGTTAGAGGTCGATTTTTCAA AGAGTTTGATGAAAGTCTACTCCGGAAGATCTCTGAGATCTTCTATGAAGATGAGGTTGTAAATTTACCTTCTGCACCTGACGTGAGCAACTACTTAATGTCTGAG GAGGGAAAAGTTAATATGAACTCTGCTCCTCCTTTCATCGGTAATAATCTTGATTTGAAGCCTGGAAGCTCACAGCTTCCGGTGGGAATTGCTGCAAATGTACCTGCTCAATCAATGAGACCAATTCAACCTTCAGAAA AACCAAGTTTGCTGGGAGCTCCATTTAGACGAGATAACAGCTTTTCTGAAGTTGATGCTGATGGGAAGAGAAGGTATCCCATGTTGAATCCTAGCCAGGATTCGAGGTATCGCGGTTCAGCAGAACCTCCTTTATTATCTAGGGTGCCTCAGAAACCACCCATACTGCCCATACCATCGCAGGGTGGATGGTTGGTGGAAGATGACCTAAATAAAGGACATTTGGGTAGTCGATCACCTGGGATTTTTCAAGAATCTGATGCATCAAGGTCTGATAAACAGAGAGGTCATCTGAATTTGCTCAGTCAAGGTGCAACAAGCATGGTGTTACCAACATATGCATCTACAGGGAAGAATGAAGAG GCAAATTTCAAGCATGAAATGCATAAACAAAATTCTCTTATTCAACAGACAG AGGGCAGACTCCTTCAACATCAGTCAACATTTAACAACAGAGAATCTCAACCAGAAGCTGGGAGAATGAACTTCTTACCATCTTTAACTACTGGGGTGCTGCAAGAAATTGGACGGCGATGTAACTCAAAG GTTGAGTTCAGGCCTGTGGTGAGCACCAGTGAGGAATTGCAATTTTCAGTTGAG GTCTTCTTCACCGGTGAGAGGGTTGGTGTTGGAATGGGTAAGACTAGGAAGGATGCTCAGCAACAGGCAGCTGAGAATGCTCTTCGTAACTTGGCTG ATAGATACGTCTCATACATTACATCTCACCCTCGAGTAGTGGATAAAGACCTCAATAAGCTTTCAGTGGAAAATGAAAATGGGTTCTTGTGGGAGACTGTCAATCATGCGGATGAATGGTCAGTGGAGGATAGAGTACCTCAAGTAAATGTTCCGGAGGTGGGAGTTAATGGCAATGCTGCCCATGACTGA
- the LOC107831725 gene encoding RNA polymerase II C-terminal domain phosphatase-like 2 isoform X2: MSFLGFKSAVFHGETCLGELETVQVKDQNFQFPNNEIRIHHISQNSERCHPLSVLQTISSPVRCKLEPNSNSASNGSDQSPLINLHASCFYELKTAVVLLGEEEIHLVAMPSKQKKFPCFWCYLVPFGLYSACLGMLNMRCLSIVFDLDETLIVANTMKSFEDRIEALRGWVARETDPIRLSGMSAEMKRYIEDRALLKQYLESDSVVDGGKVYKAQQEEVLQLSEGQERVVRPVIRLLEKNVVLTRINPENRDTSVLVRLRPAWDELRTYLTARGRRRFEVYVCTMAERDYALEIWRLLDPGSHLINAKQLMDRVVCVKSGAKKSLLTVFQTGNCHPKLAMVIDDRLKVWEDKDQPRVHVVPAFTPYYAPQAEMANAVPVLCVARNVACDVRGRFFKEFDESLLRKISEIFYEDEVVNLPSAPDVSNYLMSEDACFSSSGNLNAPIPEGMYGPEVAQRLHQQEGKVNMNSAPPFIGNNLDLKPGSSQLPVGIAANVPAQSMRPIQPSEKPSLLGAPFRRDNSFSEVDADGKRRYPMLNPSQDSRYRGSAEPPLLSRVPQKPPILPIPSQGGWLVEDDLNKGHLGSRSPGIFQESDASRSDKQRGHLNLLSQGATSMVLPTYASTGKNEEANFKHEMHKQNSLIQQTEGRLLQHQSTFNNRESQPEAGRMNFLPSLTTGVLQEIGRRCNSKVEFRPVVSTSEELQFSVEVFFTGERVGVGMGKTRKDAQQQAAENALRNLADRYVSYITSHPRVVDKDLNKLSVENENGFLWETVNHADEWSVEDRVPQVNVPEVGVNGNAAHD; this comes from the exons ATGAGTTTTTTAGGGTTCAAATCGGCTGTGTTTCATGGAGAAACGTGTTTAGGAGAGCTGGAAACTGTTCAGGTTAAGGATCAGAATTTTCAGTTCCCAAACAACGAGATACGGATCCATCACATATCTCAAAACAGCGAACGGTGTCATCCTCTCTCTGTTCTACAAACAATTTCATCACCTGTTCGTTGTAAGCTTGAACCCAACTCGAATTCGGCGTCGAACGGTTCTGATCAGTCTCCGTTGATTAATCTTCACGCCTCCTGCTTTTATGAACTCAAG ACTGCAGTAGTCTTGCTGGGGGAAGAAGAAATACATTTGGTGGCAATGCCGAGTAAGCAGAAGAAGTTCCCCTGTTTTTGGTGCTATTTAGTGCCCTTTGGTCTGTATAGTGCTTGCTTAGGAATGCTGAATATGAGGTGTTTATCAATTGTTTTTGATCTCGATGAGACTTTAATTGTTGCTAATACGATGAAGTCGTTTGAGGATAGAATTGAGGCTTTGCGGGGTTGGGTTGCACGAGAAACAGATCCAATTCGGTTGTCTGGGATGTCCGCTGAGATGAAGAGATATATAGAGGATCGTGCATTGTTGAAGCAGTACTTGGAGAGTGATTCTGTTGTTGACGGCGGGAAAGTATATAAAGCTCAGCAAGAGGAGGTGCTACAATTATCTGAAGGGCAAGAGCGAGTAGTTCGTCCAGTCATAAGGTTGCTGGAAAAGAATGTGGTTCTTACACGGATTAATCCAGAG AATCGGGATACCAGTGTGCTAGTTAGATTGCGTCCTGCTTGGGATGAGTTGAGAACTTATTTGACAGCCAGAGGTCGGAGAAGGTTCGAAGTGTATGTTTGCACCATGGCGGAGAGAGATTATGCATTGGAGATCTGGAGGCTACTTGACCCTGGGTCACACCTCATTAATGCCAAACAACTGATGGACCGTGTTGTATGTGTCAAATCAG GGGCCAAGAAGTCTTTACTTACTGTCTTCCAAACTGGCAATTGTCATCCAAAATTGGCGATGGTTATTGATGACCGATTAAAAGTGTGGGAAGATAAAGATCAACCTCGCGTTCATGTTGTTCCTGCTTTCACTCCATATTATGCTCCACAAGCAGAG ATGGCCAATGCAGTTCCAGTCCTATGTGTGGCGAGAAATGTTGCTTGCGATGTTAGAGGTCGATTTTTCAA AGAGTTTGATGAAAGTCTACTCCGGAAGATCTCTGAGATCTTCTATGAAGATGAGGTTGTAAATTTACCTTCTGCACCTGACGTGAGCAACTACTTAATGTCTGAG GATGCTTGTTTTTCATCATCCGGAAATCTGAATGCTCCTATTCCTGAAGGGATGTATGGGCCTGAAGTTGCACAAAGATTGCATCAGCAG GAGGGAAAAGTTAATATGAACTCTGCTCCTCCTTTCATCGGTAATAATCTTGATTTGAAGCCTGGAAGCTCACAGCTTCCGGTGGGAATTGCTGCAAATGTACCTGCTCAATCAATGAGACCAATTCAACCTTCAGAAA AACCAAGTTTGCTGGGAGCTCCATTTAGACGAGATAACAGCTTTTCTGAAGTTGATGCTGATGGGAAGAGAAGGTATCCCATGTTGAATCCTAGCCAGGATTCGAGGTATCGCGGTTCAGCAGAACCTCCTTTATTATCTAGGGTGCCTCAGAAACCACCCATACTGCCCATACCATCGCAGGGTGGATGGTTGGTGGAAGATGACCTAAATAAAGGACATTTGGGTAGTCGATCACCTGGGATTTTTCAAGAATCTGATGCATCAAGGTCTGATAAACAGAGAGGTCATCTGAATTTGCTCAGTCAAGGTGCAACAAGCATGGTGTTACCAACATATGCATCTACAGGGAAGAATGAAGAG GCAAATTTCAAGCATGAAATGCATAAACAAAATTCTCTTATTCAACAGACAG AGGGCAGACTCCTTCAACATCAGTCAACATTTAACAACAGAGAATCTCAACCAGAAGCTGGGAGAATGAACTTCTTACCATCTTTAACTACTGGGGTGCTGCAAGAAATTGGACGGCGATGTAACTCAAAG GTTGAGTTCAGGCCTGTGGTGAGCACCAGTGAGGAATTGCAATTTTCAGTTGAG GTCTTCTTCACCGGTGAGAGGGTTGGTGTTGGAATGGGTAAGACTAGGAAGGATGCTCAGCAACAGGCAGCTGAGAATGCTCTTCGTAACTTGGCTG ATAGATACGTCTCATACATTACATCTCACCCTCGAGTAGTGGATAAAGACCTCAATAAGCTTTCAGTGGAAAATGAAAATGGGTTCTTGTGGGAGACTGTCAATCATGCGGATGAATGGTCAGTGGAGGATAGAGTACCTCAAGTAAATGTTCCGGAGGTGGGAGTTAATGGCAATGCTGCCCATGACTGA
- the LOC107831725 gene encoding RNA polymerase II C-terminal domain phosphatase-like 2 isoform X1, giving the protein MSFLGFKSAVFHGETCLGELETVQVKDQNFQFPNNEIRIHHISQNSERCHPLSVLQTISSPVRCKLEPNSNSASNGSDQSPLINLHASCFYELKTAVVLLGEEEIHLVAMPSKQKKFPCFWCYLVPFGLYSACLGMLNMRCLSIVFDLDETLIVANTMKSFEDRIEALRGWVARETDPIRLSGMSAEMKRYIEDRALLKQYLESDSVVDGGKVYKAQQEEVLQLSEGQERVVRPVIRLLEKNVVLTRINPENRDTSVLVRLRPAWDELRTYLTARGRRRFEVYVCTMAERDYALEIWRLLDPGSHLINAKQLMDRVVCVKSGAKKSLLTVFQTGNCHPKLAMVIDDRLKVWEDKDQPRVHVVPAFTPYYAPQAEMANAVPVLCVARNVACDVRGRFFKEFDESLLRKISEIFYEDEVVNLPSAPDVSNYLMSEDACFSSSGNLNAPIPEGMYGPEVAQRLHQQVEGKVNMNSAPPFIGNNLDLKPGSSQLPVGIAANVPAQSMRPIQPSEKPSLLGAPFRRDNSFSEVDADGKRRYPMLNPSQDSRYRGSAEPPLLSRVPQKPPILPIPSQGGWLVEDDLNKGHLGSRSPGIFQESDASRSDKQRGHLNLLSQGATSMVLPTYASTGKNEEANFKHEMHKQNSLIQQTEGRLLQHQSTFNNRESQPEAGRMNFLPSLTTGVLQEIGRRCNSKVEFRPVVSTSEELQFSVEVFFTGERVGVGMGKTRKDAQQQAAENALRNLADRYVSYITSHPRVVDKDLNKLSVENENGFLWETVNHADEWSVEDRVPQVNVPEVGVNGNAAHD; this is encoded by the exons ATGAGTTTTTTAGGGTTCAAATCGGCTGTGTTTCATGGAGAAACGTGTTTAGGAGAGCTGGAAACTGTTCAGGTTAAGGATCAGAATTTTCAGTTCCCAAACAACGAGATACGGATCCATCACATATCTCAAAACAGCGAACGGTGTCATCCTCTCTCTGTTCTACAAACAATTTCATCACCTGTTCGTTGTAAGCTTGAACCCAACTCGAATTCGGCGTCGAACGGTTCTGATCAGTCTCCGTTGATTAATCTTCACGCCTCCTGCTTTTATGAACTCAAG ACTGCAGTAGTCTTGCTGGGGGAAGAAGAAATACATTTGGTGGCAATGCCGAGTAAGCAGAAGAAGTTCCCCTGTTTTTGGTGCTATTTAGTGCCCTTTGGTCTGTATAGTGCTTGCTTAGGAATGCTGAATATGAGGTGTTTATCAATTGTTTTTGATCTCGATGAGACTTTAATTGTTGCTAATACGATGAAGTCGTTTGAGGATAGAATTGAGGCTTTGCGGGGTTGGGTTGCACGAGAAACAGATCCAATTCGGTTGTCTGGGATGTCCGCTGAGATGAAGAGATATATAGAGGATCGTGCATTGTTGAAGCAGTACTTGGAGAGTGATTCTGTTGTTGACGGCGGGAAAGTATATAAAGCTCAGCAAGAGGAGGTGCTACAATTATCTGAAGGGCAAGAGCGAGTAGTTCGTCCAGTCATAAGGTTGCTGGAAAAGAATGTGGTTCTTACACGGATTAATCCAGAG AATCGGGATACCAGTGTGCTAGTTAGATTGCGTCCTGCTTGGGATGAGTTGAGAACTTATTTGACAGCCAGAGGTCGGAGAAGGTTCGAAGTGTATGTTTGCACCATGGCGGAGAGAGATTATGCATTGGAGATCTGGAGGCTACTTGACCCTGGGTCACACCTCATTAATGCCAAACAACTGATGGACCGTGTTGTATGTGTCAAATCAG GGGCCAAGAAGTCTTTACTTACTGTCTTCCAAACTGGCAATTGTCATCCAAAATTGGCGATGGTTATTGATGACCGATTAAAAGTGTGGGAAGATAAAGATCAACCTCGCGTTCATGTTGTTCCTGCTTTCACTCCATATTATGCTCCACAAGCAGAG ATGGCCAATGCAGTTCCAGTCCTATGTGTGGCGAGAAATGTTGCTTGCGATGTTAGAGGTCGATTTTTCAA AGAGTTTGATGAAAGTCTACTCCGGAAGATCTCTGAGATCTTCTATGAAGATGAGGTTGTAAATTTACCTTCTGCACCTGACGTGAGCAACTACTTAATGTCTGAG GATGCTTGTTTTTCATCATCCGGAAATCTGAATGCTCCTATTCCTGAAGGGATGTATGGGCCTGAAGTTGCACAAAGATTGCATCAGCAGGTG GAGGGAAAAGTTAATATGAACTCTGCTCCTCCTTTCATCGGTAATAATCTTGATTTGAAGCCTGGAAGCTCACAGCTTCCGGTGGGAATTGCTGCAAATGTACCTGCTCAATCAATGAGACCAATTCAACCTTCAGAAA AACCAAGTTTGCTGGGAGCTCCATTTAGACGAGATAACAGCTTTTCTGAAGTTGATGCTGATGGGAAGAGAAGGTATCCCATGTTGAATCCTAGCCAGGATTCGAGGTATCGCGGTTCAGCAGAACCTCCTTTATTATCTAGGGTGCCTCAGAAACCACCCATACTGCCCATACCATCGCAGGGTGGATGGTTGGTGGAAGATGACCTAAATAAAGGACATTTGGGTAGTCGATCACCTGGGATTTTTCAAGAATCTGATGCATCAAGGTCTGATAAACAGAGAGGTCATCTGAATTTGCTCAGTCAAGGTGCAACAAGCATGGTGTTACCAACATATGCATCTACAGGGAAGAATGAAGAG GCAAATTTCAAGCATGAAATGCATAAACAAAATTCTCTTATTCAACAGACAG AGGGCAGACTCCTTCAACATCAGTCAACATTTAACAACAGAGAATCTCAACCAGAAGCTGGGAGAATGAACTTCTTACCATCTTTAACTACTGGGGTGCTGCAAGAAATTGGACGGCGATGTAACTCAAAG GTTGAGTTCAGGCCTGTGGTGAGCACCAGTGAGGAATTGCAATTTTCAGTTGAG GTCTTCTTCACCGGTGAGAGGGTTGGTGTTGGAATGGGTAAGACTAGGAAGGATGCTCAGCAACAGGCAGCTGAGAATGCTCTTCGTAACTTGGCTG ATAGATACGTCTCATACATTACATCTCACCCTCGAGTAGTGGATAAAGACCTCAATAAGCTTTCAGTGGAAAATGAAAATGGGTTCTTGTGGGAGACTGTCAATCATGCGGATGAATGGTCAGTGGAGGATAGAGTACCTCAAGTAAATGTTCCGGAGGTGGGAGTTAATGGCAATGCTGCCCATGACTGA
- the LOC107831725 gene encoding RNA polymerase II C-terminal domain phosphatase-like 2 isoform X5: MSFLGFKSAVFHGETCLGELETVQVKDQNFQFPNNEIRIHHISQNSERCHPLSVLQTISSPVRCKLEPNSNSASNGSDQSPLINLHASCFYELKTAVVLLGEEEIHLVAMPSKQKKFPCFWCYLVPFGLYSACLGMLNMRCLSIVFDLDETLIVANTMKSFEDRIEALRGWVARETDPIRLSGMSAEMKRYIEDRALLKQYLESDSVVDGGKVYKAQQEEVLQLSEGQERVVRPVIRLLEKNVVLTRINPENRDTSVLVRLRPAWDELRTYLTARGRRRFEVYVCTMAERDYALEIWRLLDPGSHLINAKQLMDRVVCVKSGAKKSLLTVFQTGNCHPKLAMVIDDRLKVWEDKDQPRVHVVPAFTPYYAPQAEMANAVPVLCVARNVACDVRGRFFKEFDESLLRKISEIFYEDEVVNLPSAPDVSNYLMSEDACFSSSGNLNAPIPEGMYGPEVAQRLHQQVEGKVNMNSAPPFIGNNLDLKPGSSQLPVGIAANVPAQSMRPIQPSEKPSLLGAPFRRDNSFSEVDADGKRRYPMLNPSQDSRYRGSAEPPLLSRVPQKPPILPIPSQGGWLVEDDLNKGHLGSRSPGIFQESDASRSDKQRGHLNLLSQGATSMVLPTYASTGKNEEANFKHEMHKQNSLIQQTG, from the exons ATGAGTTTTTTAGGGTTCAAATCGGCTGTGTTTCATGGAGAAACGTGTTTAGGAGAGCTGGAAACTGTTCAGGTTAAGGATCAGAATTTTCAGTTCCCAAACAACGAGATACGGATCCATCACATATCTCAAAACAGCGAACGGTGTCATCCTCTCTCTGTTCTACAAACAATTTCATCACCTGTTCGTTGTAAGCTTGAACCCAACTCGAATTCGGCGTCGAACGGTTCTGATCAGTCTCCGTTGATTAATCTTCACGCCTCCTGCTTTTATGAACTCAAG ACTGCAGTAGTCTTGCTGGGGGAAGAAGAAATACATTTGGTGGCAATGCCGAGTAAGCAGAAGAAGTTCCCCTGTTTTTGGTGCTATTTAGTGCCCTTTGGTCTGTATAGTGCTTGCTTAGGAATGCTGAATATGAGGTGTTTATCAATTGTTTTTGATCTCGATGAGACTTTAATTGTTGCTAATACGATGAAGTCGTTTGAGGATAGAATTGAGGCTTTGCGGGGTTGGGTTGCACGAGAAACAGATCCAATTCGGTTGTCTGGGATGTCCGCTGAGATGAAGAGATATATAGAGGATCGTGCATTGTTGAAGCAGTACTTGGAGAGTGATTCTGTTGTTGACGGCGGGAAAGTATATAAAGCTCAGCAAGAGGAGGTGCTACAATTATCTGAAGGGCAAGAGCGAGTAGTTCGTCCAGTCATAAGGTTGCTGGAAAAGAATGTGGTTCTTACACGGATTAATCCAGAG AATCGGGATACCAGTGTGCTAGTTAGATTGCGTCCTGCTTGGGATGAGTTGAGAACTTATTTGACAGCCAGAGGTCGGAGAAGGTTCGAAGTGTATGTTTGCACCATGGCGGAGAGAGATTATGCATTGGAGATCTGGAGGCTACTTGACCCTGGGTCACACCTCATTAATGCCAAACAACTGATGGACCGTGTTGTATGTGTCAAATCAG GGGCCAAGAAGTCTTTACTTACTGTCTTCCAAACTGGCAATTGTCATCCAAAATTGGCGATGGTTATTGATGACCGATTAAAAGTGTGGGAAGATAAAGATCAACCTCGCGTTCATGTTGTTCCTGCTTTCACTCCATATTATGCTCCACAAGCAGAG ATGGCCAATGCAGTTCCAGTCCTATGTGTGGCGAGAAATGTTGCTTGCGATGTTAGAGGTCGATTTTTCAA AGAGTTTGATGAAAGTCTACTCCGGAAGATCTCTGAGATCTTCTATGAAGATGAGGTTGTAAATTTACCTTCTGCACCTGACGTGAGCAACTACTTAATGTCTGAG GATGCTTGTTTTTCATCATCCGGAAATCTGAATGCTCCTATTCCTGAAGGGATGTATGGGCCTGAAGTTGCACAAAGATTGCATCAGCAGGTG GAGGGAAAAGTTAATATGAACTCTGCTCCTCCTTTCATCGGTAATAATCTTGATTTGAAGCCTGGAAGCTCACAGCTTCCGGTGGGAATTGCTGCAAATGTACCTGCTCAATCAATGAGACCAATTCAACCTTCAGAAA AACCAAGTTTGCTGGGAGCTCCATTTAGACGAGATAACAGCTTTTCTGAAGTTGATGCTGATGGGAAGAGAAGGTATCCCATGTTGAATCCTAGCCAGGATTCGAGGTATCGCGGTTCAGCAGAACCTCCTTTATTATCTAGGGTGCCTCAGAAACCACCCATACTGCCCATACCATCGCAGGGTGGATGGTTGGTGGAAGATGACCTAAATAAAGGACATTTGGGTAGTCGATCACCTGGGATTTTTCAAGAATCTGATGCATCAAGGTCTGATAAACAGAGAGGTCATCTGAATTTGCTCAGTCAAGGTGCAACAAGCATGGTGTTACCAACATATGCATCTACAGGGAAGAATGAAGAG GCAAATTTCAAGCATGAAATGCATAAACAAAATTCTCTTATTCAACAGACAG GCTAA